One Methanobacterium sp. genomic region harbors:
- a CDS encoding tetratricopeptide repeat protein, translating into MDIITLLGAMCLAYGGMLILYYRLRTTEKRKKLSQLMLNGIKSMRRGNLDKALIYFDKAYEYTIETNNMEEMADALYNIGIIYKEKGEMDSAVEYLNSAQSVYDELQDKDGSKKVTAVTQSIR; encoded by the coding sequence ATGGACATAATTACACTTTTAGGGGCAATGTGCCTTGCTTATGGTGGTATGTTAATCCTGTACTACAGGTTACGTACAACCGAAAAACGAAAAAAATTATCTCAGCTTATGTTGAATGGAATAAAAAGCATGCGCCGTGGTAATTTAGATAAAGCGTTAATATATTTTGATAAGGCTTATGAATATACCATTGAAACAAATAACATGGAAGAAATGGCGGATGCACTTTATAATATAGGTATAATATACAAAGAAAAAGGGGAAATGGACAGCGCAGTAGAATACCTGAACAGCGCACAAAGTGTATATGATGAACTACAGGATAAAGATGGTAGTAAAAAAGTAACAGCCGTCACACAATCAATCCGATAA
- a CDS encoding GAP family protein translates to MSELSTLLLDILPLAFGAAVSPTVLIGIILILSISDRPKLSGIAFYFGSMIILLIVAAAGILLGKGVAVASSKPPSVTSAYLDLAIGIFLILLGIWRINKKGSDTPDKGRFGGKSKSSISDFIKYMILGLGMFAVNFTTTVLVFAAGKDIGISSAGITDKVTVVIVLTLITLLVVEIPLLVYFTMPERSEKLLNVLNVWMQKNSRYLMAAVMFVFGIYLMVKGVRVLF, encoded by the coding sequence ATGTCTGAATTATCAACTTTACTCTTGGATATACTTCCATTAGCATTTGGTGCAGCGGTGAGCCCTACTGTGCTTATAGGAATAATTTTAATTTTATCAATATCAGACCGCCCTAAATTAAGCGGAATTGCATTTTATTTTGGATCTATGATTATCCTGCTCATTGTGGCTGCTGCAGGGATACTTCTGGGAAAAGGAGTAGCAGTTGCATCAAGTAAGCCCCCATCTGTGACGTCAGCTTATCTTGACCTTGCCATTGGAATATTTCTAATTTTACTTGGAATCTGGAGAATCAATAAAAAGGGCAGTGACACGCCGGATAAAGGTAGATTCGGTGGTAAATCAAAATCAAGTATCTCTGATTTTATAAAGTATATGATTTTAGGGTTAGGAATGTTTGCTGTTAATTTTACAACTACTGTACTTGTATTTGCAGCGGGTAAAGATATTGGAATTTCCAGTGCAGGTATCACTGACAAGGTGACTGTGGTGATTGTTCTTACGTTAATTACACTGCTTGTGGTTGAAATTCCGCTTTTAGTATACTTTACAATGCCAGAACGTTCTGAAAAACTTTTAAACGTTCTTAATGTTTGGATGCAGAAAAACAGCCGTTATCTGATGGCGGCAGTTATGTTTGTATTTGGAATTTATTTAATGGTAAAAGGGGTAAGAGTTTTATTTTAA
- the frhB gene encoding coenzyme F420 hydrogenase subunit beta, producing MVLGTYKEALSARSTDKQIQKIAQDGGIVSALLSFALDEKIIDGAVVAGPGKDMWKPEPQVALTSDELLAAAGTKYTFSPNVWMLKKAVRQYGLEKVGTVAIPCQTMGIRKMQSYPFGVRFVADKIALLLGIYCMENFPFASLQTFISEKMGVSPELVEKMDIGKGKFWIYTADEELSIPLKETHGYEQSGCKVCLDYVAELADLSTGSVGSPDGWSTVLTRTDAGENVFKLAVDAGLIETKPMADVKPGLGLLEKLAKDKKTKNQKTIDERIAMGLPVPFKASTEKEDPLANY from the coding sequence ATGGTATTAGGAACATATAAAGAAGCACTCTCTGCAAGATCAACTGATAAACAAATCCAGAAAATTGCACAGGATGGAGGAATTGTATCAGCTCTTTTATCCTTTGCTCTTGATGAAAAAATTATAGATGGTGCAGTTGTAGCCGGGCCTGGAAAAGATATGTGGAAACCAGAACCACAAGTTGCATTAACATCTGATGAATTGTTAGCAGCAGCAGGTACCAAATACACATTCTCTCCAAACGTCTGGATGCTTAAAAAAGCTGTAAGACAATATGGTCTTGAAAAAGTTGGTACTGTAGCAATTCCATGTCAGACCATGGGTATAAGGAAAATGCAGTCATATCCATTTGGTGTAAGATTTGTCGCAGACAAAATTGCATTACTTTTAGGTATATACTGTATGGAAAACTTCCCATTTGCATCTCTCCAGACATTCATCTCAGAGAAAATGGGAGTTAGCCCAGAGCTAGTCGAAAAAATGGACATAGGTAAAGGTAAATTCTGGATATACACAGCAGACGAAGAATTAAGCATCCCACTCAAAGAAACACACGGATACGAACAGAGCGGATGTAAAGTTTGTCTTGACTACGTTGCAGAATTAGCTGACCTTTCAACAGGTTCAGTAGGTTCTCCAGACGGCTGGTCAACAGTACTTACCCGTACTGACGCTGGTGAAAACGTATTTAAACTTGCCGTTGACGCAGGTTTAATCGAAACCAAACCTATGGCTGATGTAAAACCAGGTCTCGGTCTCTTAGAAAAGCTTGCAAAAGACAAAAAAACCAAGAATCAAAAAACAATTGATGAAAGGATCGCAATGGGATTACCTGTCCCATTCAAAGCAAGCACAGAAAAAGAAGACCCACTTGCAAACTACTAA
- the dnaK gene encoding molecular chaperone DnaK — MANNKKEKIIGIDLGTSNSAAAVLVGGKPTIIPSAEGATQYGKAFPSYVAFTPDGQRLVGEPARRQAVTNPENTISAIKRSMGTDYKVNVLGKQYTPQEISAFILQKIKKDAEAFLGEEVQKAVITVPAYFNDNQRTATKDAGTIAGLEVVRLVNEPTAASLAYGIDKEQEEELEIMVFDFGGGTLDVTVMEFGGGVFEVRSTSGDTKLGGTDMDNTIMNYLAEEFKKETGIDIMSDDQAVQRLREAAEKAKIELSTTLTSDINLPFITATAEGPKHLTTTLTRAKLEELVDPIIKRCGGPMEQALSDAKMSKSDVDKIILVGGPTRMPAVQSFVEKFIGKPIERGIDPMECVAMGAAIQGGVLAGEIKDLVLLDVTPLSLGIETLGNVSTKLIERNTTIPTKKSQIFSTAADNQTSVDIHVLQGERPMAYDNTTLGRFQLVGIPPAPRGMPQIEVTFDIDANGIMNVSAKDMGTGKEQAITITASTKLSQDEIDQKIKDAEMHAEEDKKRQEEIQVRNDADSMIYTSEKTLEELGDKVDKNQKEKIEALVKELRDLTGGDDIAAIKSKTEELTKVVQEVGAKIYQEAQQAQQAQQQAQQDAQGAQGNQQGGDDDTIDADYEVKK; from the coding sequence ATGGCTAATAATAAGAAAGAAAAAATCATAGGTATAGACCTTGGAACAAGTAATTCCGCAGCAGCAGTTTTAGTCGGTGGAAAACCAACCATCATACCAAGTGCAGAAGGGGCAACCCAGTACGGAAAAGCTTTCCCAAGTTACGTTGCATTTACTCCCGACGGACAGAGGTTAGTTGGAGAACCTGCAAGAAGACAGGCTGTAACAAACCCTGAAAACACCATAAGTGCCATAAAAAGAAGCATGGGTACAGATTATAAAGTGAATGTCCTCGGGAAACAGTACACCCCTCAAGAAATTTCTGCTTTCATATTACAAAAGATTAAAAAAGATGCAGAAGCTTTCCTTGGTGAAGAAGTGCAGAAAGCTGTTATTACAGTCCCAGCATACTTTAACGACAACCAGAGAACCGCTACTAAAGACGCAGGTACAATTGCAGGTCTTGAAGTTGTAAGGCTCGTAAACGAACCTACAGCAGCAAGTTTAGCATACGGTATCGATAAAGAACAGGAAGAAGAACTTGAAATTATGGTTTTCGACTTCGGTGGTGGAACACTCGACGTAACCGTTATGGAATTCGGGGGAGGAGTATTTGAAGTTAGATCCACAAGCGGAGACACCAAACTCGGTGGAACCGATATGGACAACACCATCATGAACTACCTCGCAGAAGAGTTCAAAAAAGAAACTGGGATAGACATCATGAGTGATGACCAGGCTGTCCAGAGATTAAGAGAAGCAGCTGAAAAGGCAAAAATCGAGCTTTCAACAACCTTAACATCTGACATAAACCTCCCATTCATAACTGCAACTGCAGAAGGTCCAAAACACCTGACAACTACATTAACAAGGGCTAAACTCGAAGAATTAGTTGACCCAATAATTAAAAGATGTGGTGGACCAATGGAACAGGCATTATCCGATGCTAAAATGTCCAAATCTGACGTAGACAAAATTATATTAGTGGGCGGACCAACAAGGATGCCAGCTGTACAAAGTTTTGTTGAAAAATTCATAGGCAAACCAATTGAGCGAGGAATAGACCCAATGGAATGTGTAGCTATGGGTGCTGCAATTCAGGGTGGAGTTTTAGCAGGAGAAATCAAAGACCTCGTATTACTTGACGTTACACCATTATCTCTCGGAATAGAAACTCTTGGTAATGTATCTACCAAATTAATAGAAAGAAACACTACTATTCCGACCAAAAAGAGCCAGATATTCTCAACTGCAGCAGACAACCAGACATCTGTAGATATCCACGTCCTGCAGGGTGAAAGGCCAATGGCATACGATAACACAACCCTTGGAAGGTTCCAGTTAGTAGGAATACCACCAGCACCAAGAGGAATGCCTCAAATCGAAGTAACATTTGACATAGACGCAAACGGTATCATGAATGTTTCAGCTAAAGATATGGGAACTGGTAAAGAGCAGGCAATTACAATAACTGCTTCAACTAAATTATCGCAGGACGAAATTGACCAGAAAATTAAAGACGCTGAAATGCACGCTGAAGAAGACAAAAAAAGGCAGGAAGAAATTCAGGTCAGAAATGACGCTGATTCAATGATCTACACTTCAGAGAAAACCCTTGAAGAACTAGGCGACAAAGTAGATAAAAACCAGAAAGAAAAAATAGAAGCTTTAGTTAAAGAACTCAGGGATTTAACTGGAGGAGACGATATCGCTGCAATTAAAAGTAAAACTGAAGAGCTAACTAAAGTGGTCCAGGAAGTAGGTGCTAAAATCTACCAGGAAGCACAACAGGCTCAACAAGCCCAGCAGCAGGCACAACAGGATGCACAGGGTGCTCAAGGAAACCAGCAGGGTGGAGATGACGACACCATTGATGCAGACTATGAAGTTAAAAAATAA
- the grpE gene encoding nucleotide exchange factor GrpE, giving the protein MTDKDELKTLKNDLKEKESEIEDLNKQIEEKDQKIDDYFSQLQRLQADFENYKRRSEKDIDSFRKYANEGLIIKLIDTYEDLERALKSSEKGENLKEGVELIYKNLKNVLEKEGLEEIPTTGEKFDPFKHEALMTENHEDYESGVVTEELAKGYSLKSKVIKCAMVKVCKK; this is encoded by the coding sequence ATGACTGATAAAGATGAGTTAAAAACGCTAAAAAATGATCTGAAAGAGAAAGAATCAGAAATTGAAGATCTAAACAAGCAGATTGAAGAAAAGGATCAGAAAATCGATGATTATTTCTCACAACTGCAGCGTCTTCAGGCTGATTTTGAAAACTACAAGAGACGATCAGAAAAAGATATTGACAGCTTCAGAAAGTATGCCAATGAAGGCCTGATTATCAAATTGATAGACACTTATGAAGACCTAGAAAGAGCCCTAAAATCAAGTGAAAAAGGTGAAAACCTCAAAGAAGGTGTCGAATTAATATATAAAAACCTTAAAAATGTACTTGAAAAAGAAGGACTTGAAGAAATTCCAACTACCGGTGAAAAATTCGACCCATTTAAACATGAAGCATTAATGACAGAAAACCATGAAGACTACGAAAGTGGGGTCGTAACCGAAGAACTTGCAAAGGGATACTCCCTCAAATCAAAAGTAATCAAATGTGCAATGGTTAAAGTTTGCAAAAAATAA
- the frhG gene encoding coenzyme F420 hydrogenase subunit gamma: MLARIKRFLGMEAKPKDEEKAPTEEKKVASEEEVEKVAEEKPKPRIGYIHLSGCTGDVMSLSENYDILAPLLTEMVDIVYGQTLVDRWDIPEMDIALIEGSVCLQDEHSLHELKEVREKAGLVVAFGSCAATGCFTRYSRGGQQAQPAHESFVPVADVVKVDLAIPGCPPSPEIIAKTVVAVINGDMDYLQPMMDLVGYTEACGCDLQLKVVNQALCIACGTCAMSCPTRAVSMTNGRPEVNSDRCVKCGVCYIQCPRSWWPMERIKKDTGL, translated from the coding sequence ATGTTAGCCCGAATTAAGAGATTTTTAGGAATGGAAGCTAAGCCAAAGGACGAAGAAAAAGCGCCAACGGAAGAAAAAAAAGTAGCTTCAGAAGAGGAGGTTGAAAAAGTGGCTGAAGAGAAACCTAAACCAAGAATTGGATACATCCACTTAAGCGGATGTACCGGAGATGTAATGTCGTTGAGTGAAAACTACGACATTTTAGCACCGTTACTTACTGAAATGGTAGATATAGTATACGGACAAACACTGGTAGACCGATGGGACATACCAGAAATGGACATAGCATTAATAGAAGGATCTGTATGTCTTCAAGATGAACACAGCTTACACGAACTAAAAGAAGTTCGTGAAAAAGCAGGATTAGTAGTAGCTTTTGGTTCATGTGCTGCAACAGGATGTTTCACCAGATATTCAAGGGGTGGACAGCAAGCACAGCCAGCTCACGAATCATTCGTGCCAGTAGCTGATGTTGTAAAAGTTGATTTAGCAATCCCAGGATGCCCACCATCACCAGAAATCATCGCTAAAACAGTTGTTGCTGTAATTAACGGTGATATGGATTACTTACAACCAATGATGGATCTTGTTGGCTACACTGAAGCATGTGGATGCGACTTACAACTTAAAGTGGTAAACCAAGCTTTATGTATAGCATGTGGAACATGTGCAATGTCATGTCCAACTCGTGCAGTAAGTATGACCAATGGAAGACCAGAAGTTAATAGTGACAGATGTGTCAAGTGCGGTGTCTGTTACATCCAGTGCCCAAGAAGCTGGTGGCCAATGGAAAGAATTAAAAAGGATACTGGATTATAG
- a CDS encoding ArsR family transcriptional regulator: MDLEAILDVMGCKTRRDILILLTGEPRFVSEISKELEIGQKAIIEHLKAMEELGLLKSSFQKIERGRPRKYYDISQKVEIQICIDRDTVKMDVKGDDFSKLQEIEARFSLGHEDVIEDLEELIDRYDKAKKYAEILLMEAKRRRNIIKLLEGNIERPY, translated from the coding sequence ATGGATCTTGAAGCAATACTTGACGTCATGGGATGTAAGACAAGAAGGGATATACTGATTTTATTAACAGGGGAGCCCCGTTTTGTAAGTGAAATATCAAAGGAACTTGAAATAGGGCAAAAAGCCATTATTGAACATTTAAAGGCAATGGAAGAGTTAGGACTTTTAAAATCTTCTTTTCAAAAGATAGAACGAGGCCGCCCTAGAAAATATTATGATATATCTCAAAAAGTCGAAATTCAAATATGTATAGATAGGGATACTGTCAAAATGGACGTTAAAGGGGATGATTTTTCAAAATTACAGGAGATAGAGGCCCGATTCAGTTTGGGGCACGAAGATGTAATTGAAGATCTGGAAGAACTAATAGACAGATATGACAAAGCAAAAAAATATGCTGAAATACTGTTAATGGAAGCAAAGAGAAGAAGAAATATAATCAAATTATTAGAAGGGAATATTGAACGTCCATATTAA
- a CDS encoding carboxymuconolactone decarboxylase family protein — protein sequence MNIEKEIDVDKIFEKIESYFGFVPKIFQVMAEKPATLKTYYEKLETINNDDTLPSLTKEFVAIGAASAIGAENCLLTHLKVAEKFGAKQEQLLLAILMGSLIAETDALSKSLRVYENFKEQV from the coding sequence ATGAACATAGAAAAAGAAATAGATGTAGACAAAATATTTGAAAAAATTGAAAGTTACTTCGGTTTCGTTCCAAAGATCTTTCAGGTAATGGCAGAAAAGCCAGCTACATTAAAGACTTACTATGAAAAACTAGAAACAATAAATAATGATGATACATTACCTTCCTTAACCAAAGAATTTGTGGCCATAGGTGCTGCCTCTGCAATAGGAGCTGAAAATTGTTTGCTAACTCATCTTAAAGTTGCAGAGAAATTTGGGGCCAAACAAGAACAGTTACTTCTAGCTATTTTAATGGGGTCTCTAATAGCAGAGACAGATGCACTTTCAAAGTCTTTAAGGGTTTATGAAAATTTTAAAGAACAAGTTTAA
- a CDS encoding TIGR03557 family F420-dependent LLM class oxidoreductase translates to MSLVEIGFKLGSEVFGPQELINYAKHAEEAGFDFASISDHYHPWLSQQGNSPFVWSTLGGISQVTENLGLMTGVTCPTIRQHPALVAQAVATIATLMPGRFILGVGSGENLNEHIYGDHWPPAPIRIEMLAEAVDVIRTLWQGGMQDYDGCYYHVENAQIYTLPEELPLIYMAADGPIAAATAAANGDGLIVSGGKKEILDIFNEKGGEGRPSYSEFSLSWAETDEKAVDLVHKYWPLMAVKGNLSWDIPTQTHFEELAKNVKKEDISESIPCSSDPQVHIDIIKQNIDAGFDRICIQQIGNNQHECIEFYKNEVLPEFK, encoded by the coding sequence ATGTCATTGGTAGAAATTGGTTTTAAACTTGGAAGTGAAGTATTTGGACCTCAAGAACTTATAAATTATGCTAAACATGCTGAAGAAGCAGGGTTTGATTTTGCAAGCATATCTGACCATTATCACCCCTGGTTAAGTCAGCAAGGTAACAGTCCTTTTGTTTGGAGTACCCTTGGAGGGATATCACAGGTAACTGAAAATTTAGGGCTAATGACTGGAGTTACGTGCCCTACAATTAGACAGCATCCTGCTTTAGTAGCTCAAGCCGTAGCTACAATAGCTACATTAATGCCTGGAAGGTTTATTTTAGGGGTAGGTTCTGGTGAAAATCTAAACGAACATATCTATGGAGATCACTGGCCGCCAGCACCAATAAGGATTGAAATGCTTGCAGAAGCGGTGGACGTAATCAGAACATTATGGCAGGGAGGAATGCAGGACTATGATGGGTGTTACTATCACGTTGAAAATGCGCAAATTTATACATTGCCTGAAGAGCTTCCACTGATATATATGGCTGCAGACGGGCCAATAGCTGCAGCTACTGCCGCGGCTAATGGTGATGGATTAATCGTAAGCGGTGGGAAAAAAGAAATTTTAGACATTTTTAATGAAAAAGGAGGAGAAGGCAGGCCATCTTATTCGGAGTTTTCACTTAGCTGGGCCGAAACCGATGAAAAAGCGGTTGATTTAGTCCATAAATACTGGCCTTTAATGGCGGTTAAAGGAAATTTAAGCTGGGATATTCCTACACAGACACATTTTGAAGAACTAGCAAAGAATGTTAAAAAAGAGGATATATCTGAAAGTATTCCCTGCAGCTCGGACCCGCAGGTGCATATTGACATAATAAAACAAAATATTGACGCTGGCTTTGACCGTATCTGCATCCAGCAAATAGGAAATAACCAGCATGAATGTATTGAATTTTATAAGAATGAAGTTTTACCTGAATTTAAATGA
- a CDS encoding DUF1622 domain-containing protein — protein sequence MIDYGTIIVDIASILSYFGAVVIFYGGIRSAIGVLSIEILKRKTSYNDVRLDFTPKILIGLEFFIAGDLIKSILEPNLNQVIILAIIVAIRTIVGFSLGREIRELEDKNKK from the coding sequence ATGATTGATTATGGGACAATAATAGTAGACATTGCAAGTATTCTTTCTTATTTTGGAGCTGTAGTTATTTTTTATGGGGGTATAAGATCAGCAATTGGAGTGCTCTCCATTGAAATACTCAAAAGAAAAACCAGTTATAATGATGTGAGACTGGATTTTACCCCTAAAATTCTAATTGGCCTGGAGTTTTTTATTGCAGGGGACCTTATAAAATCAATTTTAGAACCAAATTTAAACCAGGTGATTATACTGGCAATAATTGTAGCAATCAGGACAATTGTAGGCTTTTCTTTAGGTAGAGAAATTAGAGAATTGGAAGATAAGAATAAAAAATAA
- a CDS encoding DUF2769 domain-containing protein, with amino-acid sequence MDNDRVVHDTEENAARCHCPDCPAYNECMKNKGEFFFCSRGSTECEIDKRGCLCLHCPNEIKYKLNRFYYCEKGAATGKHVATETLIKN; translated from the coding sequence ATGGATAATGATAGAGTTGTACATGATACAGAAGAAAACGCTGCAAGATGCCACTGCCCAGATTGTCCTGCATATAATGAATGCATGAAAAATAAAGGGGAATTCTTCTTCTGTTCCAGGGGCAGTACAGAATGCGAAATCGACAAGAGAGGATGTCTATGTTTGCACTGTCCCAATGAAATAAAATATAAACTAAACCGGTTTTACTACTGTGAAAAAGGTGCTGCCACAGGTAAACATGTTGCAACTGAAACTTTAATCAAAAATTGA
- the map gene encoding type II methionyl aminopeptidase — protein sequence MIDMYKKSGKIASKVRKDAVNYVKEDMKVLDLVEFVENEIVELGGGIAFPCNVSVNEITAHYTSPAGDEHTIKSGDVVKIDLGAHIDGYIADTAVSVLVGEDMPEEMREKHENMILASQEGLENGISAIRAGVEIGKVGEIIEKAINDRGFNVVSNLTGHSMDQWILHAGLSMPNIKENNPHKLEEGDVLAIEPFATDGIGRVTDMNETYIFKFLRDRPMRLLHARRALKIIKEEYRSLPFSGRWLTSHFSEHHLNAAMRMLISSRAVYPYHVLREKSNAVVAQSEHTVIVESDGCTVITE from the coding sequence ATGATTGATATGTACAAAAAATCTGGAAAAATAGCATCGAAAGTCAGGAAAGATGCAGTAAACTATGTAAAAGAAGACATGAAAGTTTTAGACCTTGTAGAATTCGTTGAAAATGAAATTGTAGAACTCGGAGGAGGTATTGCATTTCCATGCAATGTTTCTGTAAATGAGATAACTGCCCATTACACATCTCCTGCTGGCGACGAACATACAATTAAATCTGGAGACGTAGTTAAAATTGATTTAGGTGCACACATAGATGGATACATCGCAGACACTGCAGTAAGCGTGCTTGTCGGTGAAGATATGCCTGAAGAAATGCGTGAAAAACATGAAAATATGATACTCGCATCCCAAGAAGGGCTTGAAAATGGAATAAGCGCCATAAGAGCCGGTGTAGAAATCGGGAAAGTCGGAGAAATCATAGAAAAAGCCATAAACGATAGAGGATTTAACGTTGTATCTAATTTAACAGGCCATAGTATGGACCAATGGATACTTCATGCAGGGCTCTCAATGCCAAACATCAAGGAGAATAATCCTCATAAATTAGAAGAAGGAGATGTTCTAGCCATAGAACCATTTGCAACCGACGGTATTGGAAGAGTTACAGATATGAACGAAACATACATATTCAAATTCTTAAGAGACAGACCCATGAGGCTGCTTCACGCAAGAAGAGCTTTAAAAATTATAAAAGAAGAATATAGAAGTTTACCATTTTCAGGAAGATGGCTTACAAGCCACTTCAGCGAGCATCATTTAAATGCAGCAATGAGAATGCTGATTTCATCAAGAGCAGTCTATCCATATCATGTACTTAGAGAAAAAAGCAATGCAGTTGTTGCACAGTCCGAACACACTGTTATTGTTGAAAGTGATGGTTGCACCGTAATTACGGAATAA
- the dnaJ gene encoding molecular chaperone DnaJ yields MAEKRDYYDILGVEKGSDKKDIKKAYRKLAMKYHPDVSDDPECAEKFKEISEAYAVLSDEDKRHTYDQFGHAGMDGYSTEDAFRDINFEDIFKGFGFDFGDIFDIFGFGGGRRRSQAQRGNDVIYELDITLEDAAFGLEKDIEVPHKKVCATCGGTRAEPGTETRQCATCGGTGQVQHINRTPFGQFVNVAPCRDCRGEGVIVDTPCHECRGKGIVRETNTIHIKVPAGVEDGSRLRVPGEGDVGIKGGPSGDLYVMISVKPHQLFERHGSDLIYEQPISFVQASLGDEVDIPTIGEEIVSLKIPAGTQSGTSFRIKGKGMPHLRWNGKGNLYVKAKVIVPKKLSNKQKEILREFADISGKEIYTEDKGFFDKMKDAIKH; encoded by the coding sequence ATGGCAGAAAAGCGTGATTATTACGATATCCTCGGAGTAGAGAAAGGATCAGATAAAAAAGATATTAAAAAGGCATATCGTAAATTAGCAATGAAATATCACCCAGATGTAAGTGATGACCCAGAATGTGCAGAAAAATTCAAAGAAATAAGTGAAGCTTATGCTGTTCTTTCAGATGAAGATAAAAGACACACTTATGACCAGTTTGGACATGCTGGAATGGACGGATACTCCACAGAGGATGCATTCAGAGATATAAACTTTGAAGATATTTTTAAAGGTTTTGGATTCGATTTCGGAGACATATTTGATATTTTCGGTTTTGGAGGAGGTCGAAGACGAAGCCAGGCACAGCGAGGAAATGACGTCATTTATGAACTTGACATTACGCTTGAAGATGCTGCATTTGGACTTGAAAAAGACATAGAAGTACCACATAAAAAAGTATGTGCAACCTGTGGAGGTACAAGGGCAGAACCTGGAACTGAAACAAGGCAATGTGCAACCTGTGGAGGTACCGGACAGGTACAGCATATAAACAGGACCCCTTTTGGTCAATTTGTTAATGTAGCACCCTGTAGGGACTGTAGAGGTGAAGGAGTAATTGTTGACACTCCCTGCCACGAATGCCGGGGGAAAGGAATTGTAAGAGAAACCAATACAATTCATATAAAAGTCCCAGCAGGTGTTGAAGATGGATCACGCCTCAGAGTTCCTGGAGAAGGGGATGTAGGAATAAAAGGCGGTCCTTCAGGAGATCTTTACGTTATGATTTCTGTTAAGCCACACCAACTATTTGAAAGACACGGCTCAGACCTGATTTATGAACAGCCTATAAGTTTTGTACAGGCCTCCCTTGGTGATGAAGTAGACATTCCAACTATAGGAGAAGAGATAGTAAGCTTAAAAATCCCTGCAGGTACACAGTCAGGCACTTCGTTCCGTATTAAAGGTAAAGGAATGCCCCATTTACGCTGGAACGGTAAAGGAAATCTTTACGTTAAAGCAAAAGTTATTGTGCCTAAAAAATTAAGCAATAAACAGAAAGAGATTTTAAGGGAATTTGCAGATATAAGCGGTAAAGAAATTTACACTGAAGACAAGGGATTCTTTGACAAGATGAAAGACGCTATTAAACATTGA